A window of the Equus przewalskii isolate Varuska chromosome 10, EquPr2, whole genome shotgun sequence genome harbors these coding sequences:
- the DLG4 gene encoding disks large homolog 4 isoform X10: protein MDCLCIVTTKANSPPVIVNTDTLEAPGYVNGTEGEMEYEEITLERGNSGLGFSIAGGTDNPHIGDDPSIFITKIIPGGAAAQDGRLRVNDSILFVNEVDVREVTHSAAVEALKEAGSIVRLYVMRRKPPAEKLMEIKLIKGPKGLGFSIAGGVGNQHIPGDNSIYVTKIIEGGAAHKDGRLQIGDKILAVNSVGLEDVMHEDAVAALKNTYDVVYLKVAKPSNAYLSDSYAPPDITTSYSQHLDNEISHSSYLGTDYPTAMTPTSPRRYSPVAKDLLGEEDIPREPRRIVIHRGSTGLGFNIVGGEDGEGIFISFILAGGPADLSGELRKGDQILSVNGVDLRNASHEQAAIALKNAGQTVTIIAQYKPEEYSRFEAKIHDLREQLMNSSLGSGTASLRSNPKRGFYIRALFDYDKTKDCGFLSQALSFRFGDVLHVIDASDEEWWQARRVHSDSETDDIGFIPSKRRVERREWSRLKAKDWGSSSGSQGREDSVLSYETVTQMEVHYARPIIILGPTKDRANDDLLSEFPDKFGSCVPHTTRPKREYEIDGRDYHFVSSREKMEKDIQAHKFIEAGQYNSHLYGTSVQSVREVAEQGKHCILDVSANAVRRLQAAHLHPIAIFIRPRSLENVLEINKRITEEQARKAFDRATKLEQEFTECFSAIVEGDSFEEIYHKVKRVIEDLSGPYIWVPARERL from the exons ATGGACTGTCTCTGTATAGTGACAACCAAG GCCAATTCTCCCCCTGTGATTGTCAACACAGACACCCTAGAAGCCCCGGGATAT GTGAACGGGACCGAGGGGGAAATGGAATACGAGGAGATCACATTGGAAAGG gGTAACTCAGGTCTGGGCTTCAGCATCGCAGGTGGCACTGACAACCCACACATCGGTGACGACCCATCCATTTTCATTACCAAGATCATTCCCGGTGGGGCTGCAGCCCAGGATGGCCGCctcag GGTCAACGATAGCATCTTGTTTGTAAATGAAGTGGACGTGCGGGAGGTGACCCACTCAGCTGCGGTGGAGGCCCTCAAAGAGGCAGGCTCCATCGTCCGCCTCTACGTCATGCGCCGAAAGCCGCCGGCTGAGAAGCTCATGGAGATCAAGCTCATCAAGGGACCTAAAG GTCTTGGCTTCAGCATCGCAGGGGGTGTAGGGAACCAGCACATCCCTGGAGATAATAGCATCTATGTAACCAAGATTATTGAAGGGGGTGCTGCCCACAAGGACGGGAGGTTGCAGATTGGAGACAAGATCCTGGCG GTCAACAGTGTGGGGCTGGAGGATGTCATGCATGAGGACGCTGTGGCAGCCCTGAAGAACACGTATGATGTTGTATACCTAAAGGTGGCCAAGCCCAGCAATGCCTACCTGAGTGACAGCTATGCTCCCCCAGACATCACAACCT CTTATTCCCAGCACTTGGACAATGAGATCAGTCACAGCAGCTACCTGGGCACCGACTACCCCACAGCCATGACCCCCACTTCCCCTCGGCGCTACTCCCCAGTGGCCAAGGACCTgcttggggaggaagacattccCCGAGAACCGAGGCGGATTGTGATCCATCGGGGCTCCACAGGCCTCGGCTTCAACATCGTGGGTGGCGAGGACGGTGAAGGCATCTTCATCTCCTTTATCCTGGCCGGGGGCCCTGCGGACCTCAGTGGGGAGCTGCGGAAGGGGGACCAGATCCTCTCG gTTAACGGTGTTGACCTCCGCAACGCCAGCCATGAGCAGGCTGCCATTGCCCTGAAGAACGCGGGTCAGACAGTCACGATCATCGCTCAGTATAAACCAGAAG AGTACAGCCGATTCGAGGCCAAGATCCATGATCTTCGGGAACAGCTCATGAACAGCAGCCTGGGCTCAGGGACTGCCTCCCTCCGGAGCAACCCCAAAAGGGGTTTCTACATCAG GGCCCTGTTTGATTACGACAAGACCAAGGACTGCGGCTTCctgagccaggccctgagctTCCGCTTTGGGGATGTGCTGCATGTAATCGATGCCAGTGATGAGGAGTGGTGGCAGGCACGGCGGGTCCACTCTGACAGCGAGACCGATGACATCGGCTTTATCCCCAGCAAACGGCG GGTTGAGCGACGGGAGTGGTCAAGGTTAAAGGCCAAG GACTGGGGCTCCAGCTCAGGATCACAGG GTCGAGAAGACTCAGTTCTGAGCTATGAGACGGTGACGCAGATGGAAG TGCACTATGCTCGCCCCATCATCATCCTTGGGCCCACCAAGGACCGTGCCAACGATGATCTTCTCTCTGAGTTCCCCGACAAATTTGGATCCTGTGTTCCCC ATACGACACGGCCCAAGCGGGAGTATGAGATAGATGGTCGGGATTACCACTTTGTGTCGTCCCgggagaaaatggagaaggaCATTCAGGCGCACAAGTTTATTGAGGCCGGCCAGTACAACAGCCACCTATATGGAACCAGCGTCCAGTCCGTGCGAGAGGTGGCAGAGCAG gGGAAGCACTGCATCCTCGATGTCTCGGCCAATGCCGTGCggcggctgcaggcggcccacctGCACCCTATCGCCATCTTCATCCGCCCCCGCTCCCTGGAGAATGTGCT AGAGATTAACAAGCGGATCACAGAGGAGCAAGCCCGCAAAGCCTTCGACAGAGCCACCAAGCTGGAGCAGGAGTTCACAGAGTGCTTCTCAG ccatcGTGGAGGGCGACAGCTTTGAGGAGATCTACCACAAAGTGAAGCGTGTCATCGAGGACCTCTCAGGCCCCTACATCTGGGTCCCAGCCCGAGAGAGACTCTGA
- the DLG4 gene encoding disks large homolog 4 isoform X3, which yields MSARNRFASMCLCVKYRYQDEDTPPLEHSPAHLPNQVNAPELVHVAERNLSHLEAVHGVVGHTHFSPIKANSPPVIVNTDTLEAPGYVNGTEGEMEYEEITLERGNSGLGFSIAGGTDNPHIGDDPSIFITKIIPGGAAAQDGRLRVNDSILFVNEVDVREVTHSAAVEALKEAGSIVRLYVMRRKPPAEKLMEIKLIKGPKGLGFSIAGGVGNQHIPGDNSIYVTKIIEGGAAHKDGRLQIGDKILAVNSVGLEDVMHEDAVAALKNTYDVVYLKVAKPSNAYLSDSYAPPDITTSYSQHLDNEISHSSYLGTDYPTAMTPTSPRRYSPVAKDLLGEEDIPREPRRIVIHRGSTGLGFNIVGGEDGEGIFISFILAGGPADLSGELRKGDQILSVNGVDLRNASHEQAAIALKNAGQTVTIIAQYKPEEYSRFEAKIHDLREQLMNSSLGSGTASLRSNPKRGFYIRALFDYDKTKDCGFLSQALSFRFGDVLHVIDASDEEWWQARRVHSDSETDDIGFIPSKRRVERREWSRLKAKDWGSSSGSQGREDSVLSYETVTQMEVHYARPIIILGPTKDRANDDLLSEFPDKFGSCVPHTTRPKREYEIDGRDYHFVSSREKMEKDIQAHKFIEAGQYNSHLYGTSVQSVREVAEQGKHCILDVSANAVRRLQAAHLHPIAIFIRPRSLENVLEINKRITEEQARKAFDRATKLEQEFTECFSAIVEGDSFEEIYHKVKRVIEDLSGPYIWVPARERL from the exons atgTCGGCTCGGAACAGATTCGCCTCCATGTGTCTCTGCGTG AAATACCGCTACCAAGATGAAGACACGCCCCCTCTGGAGCACAGCCCGGCCCACCTCCCCAACCAGGTAAACGCCCCCGAACTGGTGCACGTGGCGGAGAGGAACTTGTCCCACCTCGAGGCCGTCCATGGGGTCGTGGGCCACACCCACTTCTCCCCCATCAAG GCCAATTCTCCCCCTGTGATTGTCAACACAGACACCCTAGAAGCCCCGGGATAT GTGAACGGGACCGAGGGGGAAATGGAATACGAGGAGATCACATTGGAAAGG gGTAACTCAGGTCTGGGCTTCAGCATCGCAGGTGGCACTGACAACCCACACATCGGTGACGACCCATCCATTTTCATTACCAAGATCATTCCCGGTGGGGCTGCAGCCCAGGATGGCCGCctcag GGTCAACGATAGCATCTTGTTTGTAAATGAAGTGGACGTGCGGGAGGTGACCCACTCAGCTGCGGTGGAGGCCCTCAAAGAGGCAGGCTCCATCGTCCGCCTCTACGTCATGCGCCGAAAGCCGCCGGCTGAGAAGCTCATGGAGATCAAGCTCATCAAGGGACCTAAAG GTCTTGGCTTCAGCATCGCAGGGGGTGTAGGGAACCAGCACATCCCTGGAGATAATAGCATCTATGTAACCAAGATTATTGAAGGGGGTGCTGCCCACAAGGACGGGAGGTTGCAGATTGGAGACAAGATCCTGGCG GTCAACAGTGTGGGGCTGGAGGATGTCATGCATGAGGACGCTGTGGCAGCCCTGAAGAACACGTATGATGTTGTATACCTAAAGGTGGCCAAGCCCAGCAATGCCTACCTGAGTGACAGCTATGCTCCCCCAGACATCACAACCT CTTATTCCCAGCACTTGGACAATGAGATCAGTCACAGCAGCTACCTGGGCACCGACTACCCCACAGCCATGACCCCCACTTCCCCTCGGCGCTACTCCCCAGTGGCCAAGGACCTgcttggggaggaagacattccCCGAGAACCGAGGCGGATTGTGATCCATCGGGGCTCCACAGGCCTCGGCTTCAACATCGTGGGTGGCGAGGACGGTGAAGGCATCTTCATCTCCTTTATCCTGGCCGGGGGCCCTGCGGACCTCAGTGGGGAGCTGCGGAAGGGGGACCAGATCCTCTCG gTTAACGGTGTTGACCTCCGCAACGCCAGCCATGAGCAGGCTGCCATTGCCCTGAAGAACGCGGGTCAGACAGTCACGATCATCGCTCAGTATAAACCAGAAG AGTACAGCCGATTCGAGGCCAAGATCCATGATCTTCGGGAACAGCTCATGAACAGCAGCCTGGGCTCAGGGACTGCCTCCCTCCGGAGCAACCCCAAAAGGGGTTTCTACATCAG GGCCCTGTTTGATTACGACAAGACCAAGGACTGCGGCTTCctgagccaggccctgagctTCCGCTTTGGGGATGTGCTGCATGTAATCGATGCCAGTGATGAGGAGTGGTGGCAGGCACGGCGGGTCCACTCTGACAGCGAGACCGATGACATCGGCTTTATCCCCAGCAAACGGCG GGTTGAGCGACGGGAGTGGTCAAGGTTAAAGGCCAAG GACTGGGGCTCCAGCTCAGGATCACAGG GTCGAGAAGACTCAGTTCTGAGCTATGAGACGGTGACGCAGATGGAAG TGCACTATGCTCGCCCCATCATCATCCTTGGGCCCACCAAGGACCGTGCCAACGATGATCTTCTCTCTGAGTTCCCCGACAAATTTGGATCCTGTGTTCCCC ATACGACACGGCCCAAGCGGGAGTATGAGATAGATGGTCGGGATTACCACTTTGTGTCGTCCCgggagaaaatggagaaggaCATTCAGGCGCACAAGTTTATTGAGGCCGGCCAGTACAACAGCCACCTATATGGAACCAGCGTCCAGTCCGTGCGAGAGGTGGCAGAGCAG gGGAAGCACTGCATCCTCGATGTCTCGGCCAATGCCGTGCggcggctgcaggcggcccacctGCACCCTATCGCCATCTTCATCCGCCCCCGCTCCCTGGAGAATGTGCT AGAGATTAACAAGCGGATCACAGAGGAGCAAGCCCGCAAAGCCTTCGACAGAGCCACCAAGCTGGAGCAGGAGTTCACAGAGTGCTTCTCAG ccatcGTGGAGGGCGACAGCTTTGAGGAGATCTACCACAAAGTGAAGCGTGTCATCGAGGACCTCTCAGGCCCCTACATCTGGGTCCCAGCCCGAGAGAGACTCTGA
- the DLG4 gene encoding disks large homolog 4 isoform X5, with protein MCLCVKYRYQDEDTPPLEHSPAHLPNQANSPPVIVNTDTLEAPGYELQVNGTEGEMEYEEITLERGNSGLGFSIAGGTDNPHIGDDPSIFITKIIPGGAAAQDGRLRVNDSILFVNEVDVREVTHSAAVEALKEAGSIVRLYVMRRKPPAEKLMEIKLIKGPKGLGFSIAGGVGNQHIPGDNSIYVTKIIEGGAAHKDGRLQIGDKILAVNSVGLEDVMHEDAVAALKNTYDVVYLKVAKPSNAYLSDSYAPPDITTSYSQHLDNEISHSSYLGTDYPTAMTPTSPRRYSPVAKDLLGEEDIPREPRRIVIHRGSTGLGFNIVGGEDGEGIFISFILAGGPADLSGELRKGDQILSVNGVDLRNASHEQAAIALKNAGQTVTIIAQYKPEEYSRFEAKIHDLREQLMNSSLGSGTASLRSNPKRGFYIRALFDYDKTKDCGFLSQALSFRFGDVLHVIDASDEEWWQARRVHSDSETDDIGFIPSKRRVERREWSRLKAKDWGSSSGSQGREDSVLSYETVTQMEVHYARPIIILGPTKDRANDDLLSEFPDKFGSCVPHTTRPKREYEIDGRDYHFVSSREKMEKDIQAHKFIEAGQYNSHLYGTSVQSVREVAEQGKHCILDVSANAVRRLQAAHLHPIAIFIRPRSLENVLEINKRITEEQARKAFDRATKLEQEFTECFSAIVEGDSFEEIYHKVKRVIEDLSGPYIWVPARERL; from the exons ATGTGTCTCTGCGTG AAATACCGCTACCAAGATGAAGACACGCCCCCTCTGGAGCACAGCCCGGCCCACCTCCCCAACCAG GCCAATTCTCCCCCTGTGATTGTCAACACAGACACCCTAGAAGCCCCGGGATATG AGTTGCAGGTGAACGGGACCGAGGGGGAAATGGAATACGAGGAGATCACATTGGAAAGG gGTAACTCAGGTCTGGGCTTCAGCATCGCAGGTGGCACTGACAACCCACACATCGGTGACGACCCATCCATTTTCATTACCAAGATCATTCCCGGTGGGGCTGCAGCCCAGGATGGCCGCctcag GGTCAACGATAGCATCTTGTTTGTAAATGAAGTGGACGTGCGGGAGGTGACCCACTCAGCTGCGGTGGAGGCCCTCAAAGAGGCAGGCTCCATCGTCCGCCTCTACGTCATGCGCCGAAAGCCGCCGGCTGAGAAGCTCATGGAGATCAAGCTCATCAAGGGACCTAAAG GTCTTGGCTTCAGCATCGCAGGGGGTGTAGGGAACCAGCACATCCCTGGAGATAATAGCATCTATGTAACCAAGATTATTGAAGGGGGTGCTGCCCACAAGGACGGGAGGTTGCAGATTGGAGACAAGATCCTGGCG GTCAACAGTGTGGGGCTGGAGGATGTCATGCATGAGGACGCTGTGGCAGCCCTGAAGAACACGTATGATGTTGTATACCTAAAGGTGGCCAAGCCCAGCAATGCCTACCTGAGTGACAGCTATGCTCCCCCAGACATCACAACCT CTTATTCCCAGCACTTGGACAATGAGATCAGTCACAGCAGCTACCTGGGCACCGACTACCCCACAGCCATGACCCCCACTTCCCCTCGGCGCTACTCCCCAGTGGCCAAGGACCTgcttggggaggaagacattccCCGAGAACCGAGGCGGATTGTGATCCATCGGGGCTCCACAGGCCTCGGCTTCAACATCGTGGGTGGCGAGGACGGTGAAGGCATCTTCATCTCCTTTATCCTGGCCGGGGGCCCTGCGGACCTCAGTGGGGAGCTGCGGAAGGGGGACCAGATCCTCTCG gTTAACGGTGTTGACCTCCGCAACGCCAGCCATGAGCAGGCTGCCATTGCCCTGAAGAACGCGGGTCAGACAGTCACGATCATCGCTCAGTATAAACCAGAAG AGTACAGCCGATTCGAGGCCAAGATCCATGATCTTCGGGAACAGCTCATGAACAGCAGCCTGGGCTCAGGGACTGCCTCCCTCCGGAGCAACCCCAAAAGGGGTTTCTACATCAG GGCCCTGTTTGATTACGACAAGACCAAGGACTGCGGCTTCctgagccaggccctgagctTCCGCTTTGGGGATGTGCTGCATGTAATCGATGCCAGTGATGAGGAGTGGTGGCAGGCACGGCGGGTCCACTCTGACAGCGAGACCGATGACATCGGCTTTATCCCCAGCAAACGGCG GGTTGAGCGACGGGAGTGGTCAAGGTTAAAGGCCAAG GACTGGGGCTCCAGCTCAGGATCACAGG GTCGAGAAGACTCAGTTCTGAGCTATGAGACGGTGACGCAGATGGAAG TGCACTATGCTCGCCCCATCATCATCCTTGGGCCCACCAAGGACCGTGCCAACGATGATCTTCTCTCTGAGTTCCCCGACAAATTTGGATCCTGTGTTCCCC ATACGACACGGCCCAAGCGGGAGTATGAGATAGATGGTCGGGATTACCACTTTGTGTCGTCCCgggagaaaatggagaaggaCATTCAGGCGCACAAGTTTATTGAGGCCGGCCAGTACAACAGCCACCTATATGGAACCAGCGTCCAGTCCGTGCGAGAGGTGGCAGAGCAG gGGAAGCACTGCATCCTCGATGTCTCGGCCAATGCCGTGCggcggctgcaggcggcccacctGCACCCTATCGCCATCTTCATCCGCCCCCGCTCCCTGGAGAATGTGCT AGAGATTAACAAGCGGATCACAGAGGAGCAAGCCCGCAAAGCCTTCGACAGAGCCACCAAGCTGGAGCAGGAGTTCACAGAGTGCTTCTCAG ccatcGTGGAGGGCGACAGCTTTGAGGAGATCTACCACAAAGTGAAGCGTGTCATCGAGGACCTCTCAGGCCCCTACATCTGGGTCCCAGCCCGAGAGAGACTCTGA
- the DLG4 gene encoding disks large homolog 4 isoform X11, with the protein MEYEEITLERGNSGLGFSIAGGTDNPHIGDDPSIFITKIIPGGAAAQDGRLRVNDSILFVNEVDVREVTHSAAVEALKEAGSIVRLYVMRRKPPAEKLMEIKLIKGPKGLGFSIAGGVGNQHIPGDNSIYVTKIIEGGAAHKDGRLQIGDKILAVNSVGLEDVMHEDAVAALKNTYDVVYLKVAKPSNAYLSDSYAPPDITTSYSQHLDNEISHSSYLGTDYPTAMTPTSPRRYSPVAKDLLGEEDIPREPRRIVIHRGSTGLGFNIVGGEDGEGIFISFILAGGPADLSGELRKGDQILSVNGVDLRNASHEQAAIALKNAGQTVTIIAQYKPEEYSRFEAKIHDLREQLMNSSLGSGTASLRSNPKRGFYIRALFDYDKTKDCGFLSQALSFRFGDVLHVIDASDEEWWQARRVHSDSETDDIGFIPSKRRVERREWSRLKAKDWGSSSGSQGREDSVLSYETVTQMEVHYARPIIILGPTKDRANDDLLSEFPDKFGSCVPHTTRPKREYEIDGRDYHFVSSREKMEKDIQAHKFIEAGQYNSHLYGTSVQSVREVAEQGKHCILDVSANAVRRLQAAHLHPIAIFIRPRSLENVLEINKRITEEQARKAFDRATKLEQEFTECFSAIVEGDSFEEIYHKVKRVIEDLSGPYIWVPARERL; encoded by the exons ATGGAATACGAGGAGATCACATTGGAAAGG gGTAACTCAGGTCTGGGCTTCAGCATCGCAGGTGGCACTGACAACCCACACATCGGTGACGACCCATCCATTTTCATTACCAAGATCATTCCCGGTGGGGCTGCAGCCCAGGATGGCCGCctcag GGTCAACGATAGCATCTTGTTTGTAAATGAAGTGGACGTGCGGGAGGTGACCCACTCAGCTGCGGTGGAGGCCCTCAAAGAGGCAGGCTCCATCGTCCGCCTCTACGTCATGCGCCGAAAGCCGCCGGCTGAGAAGCTCATGGAGATCAAGCTCATCAAGGGACCTAAAG GTCTTGGCTTCAGCATCGCAGGGGGTGTAGGGAACCAGCACATCCCTGGAGATAATAGCATCTATGTAACCAAGATTATTGAAGGGGGTGCTGCCCACAAGGACGGGAGGTTGCAGATTGGAGACAAGATCCTGGCG GTCAACAGTGTGGGGCTGGAGGATGTCATGCATGAGGACGCTGTGGCAGCCCTGAAGAACACGTATGATGTTGTATACCTAAAGGTGGCCAAGCCCAGCAATGCCTACCTGAGTGACAGCTATGCTCCCCCAGACATCACAACCT CTTATTCCCAGCACTTGGACAATGAGATCAGTCACAGCAGCTACCTGGGCACCGACTACCCCACAGCCATGACCCCCACTTCCCCTCGGCGCTACTCCCCAGTGGCCAAGGACCTgcttggggaggaagacattccCCGAGAACCGAGGCGGATTGTGATCCATCGGGGCTCCACAGGCCTCGGCTTCAACATCGTGGGTGGCGAGGACGGTGAAGGCATCTTCATCTCCTTTATCCTGGCCGGGGGCCCTGCGGACCTCAGTGGGGAGCTGCGGAAGGGGGACCAGATCCTCTCG gTTAACGGTGTTGACCTCCGCAACGCCAGCCATGAGCAGGCTGCCATTGCCCTGAAGAACGCGGGTCAGACAGTCACGATCATCGCTCAGTATAAACCAGAAG AGTACAGCCGATTCGAGGCCAAGATCCATGATCTTCGGGAACAGCTCATGAACAGCAGCCTGGGCTCAGGGACTGCCTCCCTCCGGAGCAACCCCAAAAGGGGTTTCTACATCAG GGCCCTGTTTGATTACGACAAGACCAAGGACTGCGGCTTCctgagccaggccctgagctTCCGCTTTGGGGATGTGCTGCATGTAATCGATGCCAGTGATGAGGAGTGGTGGCAGGCACGGCGGGTCCACTCTGACAGCGAGACCGATGACATCGGCTTTATCCCCAGCAAACGGCG GGTTGAGCGACGGGAGTGGTCAAGGTTAAAGGCCAAG GACTGGGGCTCCAGCTCAGGATCACAGG GTCGAGAAGACTCAGTTCTGAGCTATGAGACGGTGACGCAGATGGAAG TGCACTATGCTCGCCCCATCATCATCCTTGGGCCCACCAAGGACCGTGCCAACGATGATCTTCTCTCTGAGTTCCCCGACAAATTTGGATCCTGTGTTCCCC ATACGACACGGCCCAAGCGGGAGTATGAGATAGATGGTCGGGATTACCACTTTGTGTCGTCCCgggagaaaatggagaaggaCATTCAGGCGCACAAGTTTATTGAGGCCGGCCAGTACAACAGCCACCTATATGGAACCAGCGTCCAGTCCGTGCGAGAGGTGGCAGAGCAG gGGAAGCACTGCATCCTCGATGTCTCGGCCAATGCCGTGCggcggctgcaggcggcccacctGCACCCTATCGCCATCTTCATCCGCCCCCGCTCCCTGGAGAATGTGCT AGAGATTAACAAGCGGATCACAGAGGAGCAAGCCCGCAAAGCCTTCGACAGAGCCACCAAGCTGGAGCAGGAGTTCACAGAGTGCTTCTCAG ccatcGTGGAGGGCGACAGCTTTGAGGAGATCTACCACAAAGTGAAGCGTGTCATCGAGGACCTCTCAGGCCCCTACATCTGGGTCCCAGCCCGAGAGAGACTCTGA
- the DLG4 gene encoding disks large homolog 4 isoform X1, which produces MERRFFGVFREICLHQHKRKGTAPRSALWLLAPPLLRWAPPLLTVLHSDLFQALLDILDYYEASISESQKYRYQDEDTPPLEHSPAHLPNQANSPPVIVNTDTLEAPGYVNGTEGEMEYEEITLERGNSGLGFSIAGGTDNPHIGDDPSIFITKIIPGGAAAQDGRLRVNDSILFVNEVDVREVTHSAAVEALKEAGSIVRLYVMRRKPPAEKLMEIKLIKGPKGLGFSIAGGVGNQHIPGDNSIYVTKIIEGGAAHKDGRLQIGDKILAVNSVGLEDVMHEDAVAALKNTYDVVYLKVAKPSNAYLSDSYAPPDITTSYSQHLDNEISHSSYLGTDYPTAMTPTSPRRYSPVAKDLLGEEDIPREPRRIVIHRGSTGLGFNIVGGEDGEGIFISFILAGGPADLSGELRKGDQILSVNGVDLRNASHEQAAIALKNAGQTVTIIAQYKPEEYSRFEAKIHDLREQLMNSSLGSGTASLRSNPKRGFYIRALFDYDKTKDCGFLSQALSFRFGDVLHVIDASDEEWWQARRVHSDSETDDIGFIPSKRRVERREWSRLKAKDWGSSSGSQGREDSVLSYETVTQMEVHYARPIIILGPTKDRANDDLLSEFPDKFGSCVPHTTRPKREYEIDGRDYHFVSSREKMEKDIQAHKFIEAGQYNSHLYGTSVQSVREVAEQGKHCILDVSANAVRRLQAAHLHPIAIFIRPRSLENVLEINKRITEEQARKAFDRATKLEQEFTECFSAIVEGDSFEEIYHKVKRVIEDLSGPYIWVPARERL; this is translated from the exons ATGGAAAGACGATTCTTCGGGGTCTTTCGTGAAATCTGTCTCCATCAACACAAAAGGAAAGGAACTG CTCCCAGGTCAGCCCTCTGGCTCCTGGCCCCCCCGCTATTGCGATGGGCACCCCCTCTCCTCACAGTGCTGCACAGTGACCTCTTCCAGGCCTTGCTGG ATATCCTGGACTATTATGAGGCTTCCATCTCAGAGAGTCAG AAATACCGCTACCAAGATGAAGACACGCCCCCTCTGGAGCACAGCCCGGCCCACCTCCCCAACCAG GCCAATTCTCCCCCTGTGATTGTCAACACAGACACCCTAGAAGCCCCGGGATAT GTGAACGGGACCGAGGGGGAAATGGAATACGAGGAGATCACATTGGAAAGG gGTAACTCAGGTCTGGGCTTCAGCATCGCAGGTGGCACTGACAACCCACACATCGGTGACGACCCATCCATTTTCATTACCAAGATCATTCCCGGTGGGGCTGCAGCCCAGGATGGCCGCctcag GGTCAACGATAGCATCTTGTTTGTAAATGAAGTGGACGTGCGGGAGGTGACCCACTCAGCTGCGGTGGAGGCCCTCAAAGAGGCAGGCTCCATCGTCCGCCTCTACGTCATGCGCCGAAAGCCGCCGGCTGAGAAGCTCATGGAGATCAAGCTCATCAAGGGACCTAAAG GTCTTGGCTTCAGCATCGCAGGGGGTGTAGGGAACCAGCACATCCCTGGAGATAATAGCATCTATGTAACCAAGATTATTGAAGGGGGTGCTGCCCACAAGGACGGGAGGTTGCAGATTGGAGACAAGATCCTGGCG GTCAACAGTGTGGGGCTGGAGGATGTCATGCATGAGGACGCTGTGGCAGCCCTGAAGAACACGTATGATGTTGTATACCTAAAGGTGGCCAAGCCCAGCAATGCCTACCTGAGTGACAGCTATGCTCCCCCAGACATCACAACCT CTTATTCCCAGCACTTGGACAATGAGATCAGTCACAGCAGCTACCTGGGCACCGACTACCCCACAGCCATGACCCCCACTTCCCCTCGGCGCTACTCCCCAGTGGCCAAGGACCTgcttggggaggaagacattccCCGAGAACCGAGGCGGATTGTGATCCATCGGGGCTCCACAGGCCTCGGCTTCAACATCGTGGGTGGCGAGGACGGTGAAGGCATCTTCATCTCCTTTATCCTGGCCGGGGGCCCTGCGGACCTCAGTGGGGAGCTGCGGAAGGGGGACCAGATCCTCTCG gTTAACGGTGTTGACCTCCGCAACGCCAGCCATGAGCAGGCTGCCATTGCCCTGAAGAACGCGGGTCAGACAGTCACGATCATCGCTCAGTATAAACCAGAAG AGTACAGCCGATTCGAGGCCAAGATCCATGATCTTCGGGAACAGCTCATGAACAGCAGCCTGGGCTCAGGGACTGCCTCCCTCCGGAGCAACCCCAAAAGGGGTTTCTACATCAG GGCCCTGTTTGATTACGACAAGACCAAGGACTGCGGCTTCctgagccaggccctgagctTCCGCTTTGGGGATGTGCTGCATGTAATCGATGCCAGTGATGAGGAGTGGTGGCAGGCACGGCGGGTCCACTCTGACAGCGAGACCGATGACATCGGCTTTATCCCCAGCAAACGGCG GGTTGAGCGACGGGAGTGGTCAAGGTTAAAGGCCAAG GACTGGGGCTCCAGCTCAGGATCACAGG GTCGAGAAGACTCAGTTCTGAGCTATGAGACGGTGACGCAGATGGAAG TGCACTATGCTCGCCCCATCATCATCCTTGGGCCCACCAAGGACCGTGCCAACGATGATCTTCTCTCTGAGTTCCCCGACAAATTTGGATCCTGTGTTCCCC ATACGACACGGCCCAAGCGGGAGTATGAGATAGATGGTCGGGATTACCACTTTGTGTCGTCCCgggagaaaatggagaaggaCATTCAGGCGCACAAGTTTATTGAGGCCGGCCAGTACAACAGCCACCTATATGGAACCAGCGTCCAGTCCGTGCGAGAGGTGGCAGAGCAG gGGAAGCACTGCATCCTCGATGTCTCGGCCAATGCCGTGCggcggctgcaggcggcccacctGCACCCTATCGCCATCTTCATCCGCCCCCGCTCCCTGGAGAATGTGCT AGAGATTAACAAGCGGATCACAGAGGAGCAAGCCCGCAAAGCCTTCGACAGAGCCACCAAGCTGGAGCAGGAGTTCACAGAGTGCTTCTCAG ccatcGTGGAGGGCGACAGCTTTGAGGAGATCTACCACAAAGTGAAGCGTGTCATCGAGGACCTCTCAGGCCCCTACATCTGGGTCCCAGCCCGAGAGAGACTCTGA